The genomic DNA CGCCAGCTTACGGTCGCTTTGCGCCAACTGGGGGTAACGCTGACGGATACTGATTAAACAATTCATAACAACCTCATGGACGCGATAACTCTGCTGCGCCAGAGCAGCAATCTGCTCGTCGGAAAGAATTATGTATTCTATTATAACGGAATATACCGAATTAAATATTCCATGTGTCGGTAAAAACGCAACTCTTTTCGTGCACCAGCGTCGTTGAGACGCCGTTTGGCGAAAGCGGGCGGGCAATCTGCTAGTCTGTGGGCTTGCTCAGTGAGGAATACAGGAGGCTTCTTTGACACGCAATTCTCGCCGCGTGGTGTTTTTCGATCTCGACGGCACGCTGCATCAGCAGGATCTGTTTGGCGCGTTCATCCGCTATCTGCTGCGCCGTCTGCCGCTTAATGCGCTGCTGGTGCTGCCGCTGCTGCCGTTTATCGGCATCGCAATGCTGATCAAAGGCCGCGCGGCCCGCTGGCCGATGAGCGTTCTGCTGTGGGGCTGCACCTTCGGGCGGCGCGAAGCGACGCTCAACGCGCTGGAAGCGAGCTTTATTATCTGGTTTCGTGCCACGGTCACGCCGTTCCCGAGGGTACAGGCGCGTTTGGATAGCTATCTCCAGCATCAGGATGCTGACGTCTGGCTGATTACCGGGTCGCCGCAAACGCTGGTGGAGCGGGTCTACGCTGACGCTCCCTGGCTGGCTCGGGTGAATCTTATCGGCA from Klebsiella sp. WP3-W18-ESBL-02 includes the following:
- the yfhb gene encoding phosphatidylglycerophosphatase C, giving the protein MTRNSRRVVFFDLDGTLHQQDLFGAFIRYLLRRLPLNALLVLPLLPFIGIAMLIKGRAARWPMSVLLWGCTFGRREATLNALEASFIIWFRATVTPFPRVQARLDSYLQHQDADVWLITGSPQTLVERVYADAPWLARVNLIGSQMRRACGGRVLSVRCLGHEKVAQLELRLGAPLRLYSGYSDSKQDNPLLFFCEHRWRVTPHGELEQLE